Proteins from one bacterium genomic window:
- a CDS encoding type II toxin-antitoxin system VapC family toxin, which yields MKLSKFNLEKSIFVDANIFTFHFTAHPDFGKSSTDFLQMVELGKIRAVSSDVVLNEVLYISLLNRGLQFLDTNSKWKVRERFDKDFSFVSKCYEGIQEAIDYITFLEKGGLTIVDAGHNLLVRSIEIGKRYHLWIRDAIHVATCQALGIVNIATQDKHFTKVDFLSVWQPEG from the coding sequence TTGAAGCTAAGTAAATTTAACTTAGAGAAAAGTATTTTTGTGGATGCCAATATCTTTACCTTTCACTTTACTGCCCACCCTGATTTCGGCAAATCATCAACAGATTTCCTGCAGATGGTTGAATTGGGTAAGATTAGAGCTGTTTCGTCTGATGTGGTTTTAAACGAAGTGTTGTATATTTCATTACTTAACAGGGGTCTTCAGTTTTTGGATACAAATAGCAAATGGAAGGTTAGAGAAAGGTTTGACAAAGATTTTTCCTTTGTTAGTAAATGTTATGAGGGGATTCAAGAGGCGATAGATTACATTACCTTTCTGGAAAAAGGTGGTTTAACAATTGTGGATGCAGGACATAATTTACTGGTAAGGTCTATAGAGATTGGTAAGAGGTATCATTTGTGGATAAGGGATGCTATCCATGTTGCTACTTGCCAGGCACTTGGTATTGTTAATATAGCAACCCAAGATAAACATTTCACCAAAGTAGATTTCTTGAGTGTATGGCAACCAGAAGGCTAA